The window ctgcagccagccagccgaggcaggcaagcaaggaccacgactacaggctgccaaacaaggcaggcaggcaggagccaggactccagtcagcaagccagTCCAGGCAGGCAAGATCCAGGACTCCCGCCaactagccaaggcaggcaggcaggtgccaggactccagtcagcaagccaatgcaggcaggcaaggaccatgactccactcaggcagccaaggcaggcaggcaggagccaggactccagtcagccagccaaggctggcaggcgggagccaggactccagccagctagccaaggcaggcaggcaggagccaggactccagtcagcaagccaatgcaggaaggcaaggaccatgactccactcaaccagcaaaggcaggcaggcagggggcaggactccagccagccttccaaggcaggcaggcaaggaccatgactgcagtcagccagccaaggcaggcaggcaggagccaggactccagacagccaGACgtggcaggcaaggagggccacggttccagccagggcaggcaggcaggggccacaaccacaaccagccagccaaaagaggcaggcatgGTCCAGagttccagctagccagccaaggcaggcaggcaggagccaggactccagtcagccagccaaggcaggcaggcaggggcccgcactccagccagcctgccaaggcaggcaggcaaggaccacaactacaggctgccagacaaggcaggcaggcaggggccaggactccagccagccagacatggcaggtaaggagggccacggttccagcaagccagccaaggcaggcaggcaggggccaggactccagccagcctgccaaggcaggcaggcaggagtcaggactccagtcagccagccaaggctggcaggcgggagccaggactccagccagctagccaatGCAGGaaggcaaggaccatgactccactcaaCTAGCCAAGGCCGGCAGGcgggagccaggactccagccagcctgccaaggcaggcaggcaggcgccaggactccagccagatagccaaggcaggaaggaaggagccaggactccagtcagccacccaaggcaggcaggcaggagtcaggactccagtcagccagccatggcaggcaggcaggagccaggactccagccagccagccaaggcaggcaggcaggagtcaggactccagtcagccagccaaggcaggcaggcaggagccaggactccagcaagcaagccaaggcaggcaggcaggggcccgggctccagccagccagccaaggcaggcaggcaggtgccaggactccagacagcctgccaaagcaggcaggcaaggaccatcactccagtcagccagccaatgcaggcaagcaggagccaggactccagccagctagccaaggcaggcaggcaggagtcaggactccaatgagccagccaaggcaggcaggcaggagcaaggACTCCAGtcacccagccaaggcaggcaggcaggagccaggactccagcaagccagccaaggcaggcaggcaggggcccgggctccagccagccagccaaggcaggcagccaggagccaggactccagtcagccagccaaggcaggcaggcaggagccaggactccagccagcctgccaaggcaggcaggccaggaccatgactccactcagccagccaaggcaggcaggcaggagccaggactccagccagctagccaaggcaggcaggtaggagccaggactccagtcagcaagccaatgtaggcaggcaaggaccatgactgcagtcagccagccaaggccgGCAAgctggagccaggactccagccagcctgccaaggcaggcaggcaaggaccatgactccagtcagccagccaatgcaggcaagcaggagccaggactccagccaactagccaaggcaggcaggcaggagtcaggactccagtcagccagccaaggcaggaaggaaggagccaggactccagcgAGAtagacatggcaggcaggcaggagccaggactccagtcagccagccaagggaggcaggcaggagtcaggactccagtcagccagccatggcaggcaggcaggagccaggactccagccaactagccaaggcaggcaggcaggagccaggactccagtcagccagccaaggcaggcaggcaggagtcaggactccagacagcctgccaaggcaggcaggccaggaccatgactccactcagccagccaaggcaggcaggcaggagccaggactccagccagctagccaaggcaggcaggcaggaatcaggactccagtcagccagccaaggcaggcaggtaggagccaggactccagtcagccagccaaggcaggcaggcaggagtcaggactccagtcagccagccatggcaggcaggcaggagccaggactccagcaagccagccaaggcaggcaggcaggggcccgggctccagccagccagccaaggcaggcaggcaggagtcaggactccaatcagccagccaaggcaggcaggcaggaggaaggaCTCCAGtcacccagccaaggcaggcaggaaggagtcaggactccagtcagccagccaaggcaggcaggcaggagccaggactccagtcagcaagccaaagcaggcaggcaggagccaggtcTCCAGGCAActagacaaggcaggcaggcaggagccaggacaccagccagccagccaaggcagacaggcaaggaccatgatcCAGTCAaacagccaaggcaggcaggcaggagccaggactttagccagctagccaaggcaggcaggcaggagccaggactccagacagccagccaaggcaggcaggcaggggccaggattccagccagcctgccaaggcaggcaggccaggaccatgactccactcagccagccaaggcaggcaggcaggagccaggactccagacagctagccaaggcaggcaggtaggagccaggactccagtcagcaagccaatgtacgcaggcaaggaccatgactgcagtcagccagccaaggccggcaggctggagccaggactccagccagcctgccaaggcaggcaggcaaggaccatgactccagtcagcaatccaatgcaggcaagcaggagccaggactgcagccagctagcaaaggcaggcaggcaggagtcaggactccagtcagccagccaaggcaggcaggcaggagccaggactccagtcagcaagccaatgcaggcaggcaggagccaggactccaggcaactagacaaggcaggcaggcaggagccaggacaccagccagccagccaaggcagacaggcaaggaccatgatcCAGTCAaacagccaaggcaggcaggcaggagccaggactccagtcagccagccaaggcaggcaggcaggagtcaggactccagtcagctagccaaggcaggcaggcaggagtcaggactccagtcagccagccaaggcaggcagctaggagccaggactccagtcagccagccaaggcaggcaggcaggagtcaggactccagtcagcaagccaaggcaggcaggcaggagccaggactccagtcagcaagccaatgcaggcaggcaggagccaggactccagtcagcaagccaatgcaggcaggcaggagccaggactccagccagccagccaaggcagacaggccaggaccatgactccactcagccagccaaggcaggcaggcaggagccaggactccagccagctagccaaggcaggcaggtaggagccaggactgcagccagctagcaaaggcaggcaggcaggagtcaggactccagtcagccagcgaaggcaggcaggcaggagccaggactccagtcagcaagccaatgcaggcaggcaggagccaggactccaggcaactagacaaggcaggcaggcaggagccaggacaccagccagccagccaaggcagacaggcaaggaccatgatcCAGTCAaacagccaaggcaggcaggcaggagccaggactccagtcagccagccaaggcaggcaggcaggagccaggactccagccagcctgccaaggcaggcaggccaggaccatgactccactcagccagccaaggcaggcaggcaggagccaggactccagccagctagccaaggcaggcaggcaggagtcaggactccagtcagccagccaaggcaggcaggcaggggccaggattccagccagcctgccaaggcaggcaggccaggaccatgactccactcagccagccaaggcaggcaggcaggagccaggactccagccagctagccaaggcaggcaggcaggagtcaggactccagtcagccagccaaggcaggcaggtaggagccaggactccagtcagccagccaaggcaggcaggcaggagtcaggactccagtcagccagccaaggcaggcaggcaggagccaggactccagccagccagccaaggcaggcaggcaggggcccggaatccagtcagccagccaaggcaggcaggcaggagtcaggactccactcagccagccaaggcaggcaggtaggagccaggactccagtcagcaagccatggcaggcaggcaggagtcaggactccagtcagccagccatggcaggcaggcaggagccaggactccagcaagccagccaaggcaggcaggcaggggcccgggctccagccagccagccaaggcaggcaggcaggagccaggactccagtcatccagccaaggcaggcaggtaggagccaggactccagtcagccagccaaggcaggcaggcaggagtcaggactccagtcagccagcgaaggcaggcaggcaggagccaggactccaggcaactagacaaggcaggcaggcaggagccaggacaccagccagccagccaaggcagacaggcaggagccaggactccagtcagccagccaaggcaggcaggcaggagccaggactccagtcagccagccaaggcaggcaggtaggagccaggactccagtcagcaagccatggcaggcaggcaggagtcaggactccagtcagccagccatggcaggcaggcaggagccaggactccagcaagccagccaaggcaggcaggcaggggcccgggctccagccagccagcca is drawn from Lagopus muta isolate bLagMut1 chromosome 30, bLagMut1 primary, whole genome shotgun sequence and contains these coding sequences:
- the LOC125685984 gene encoding uncharacterized protein LOC125685984, producing MTPLSQPRQAGRSQDSSQLAKAGRQESGLQSASQGRQVGARTPVSQPRQAGRSQDSSQPAMAGRQEPGLQQASQGRQAGARAPASQPRQAGRSQDSNQPAKAGRQEEGLQSPSQGRQEGVRTPVSQPRQAGRSQDSSQQAKAGRQEPGLQATRQGRQAGARTPASQPRQTGKDHDPVKQPRQAGRSQDFSQLAKAGRQEPGLQTASQGRQAGARIPASLPRQAGQDHDSTQPAKAGRQEPGLQTASQGRQVGARTPVSKPMQAGRSQDSSQQANAGRQEPGLQATRQGRQAGARTPASQPRQTGKDHDPVKEPRQAGRSQDSSQPAKAGRQGPGFQPSCQGRQARTITPLSQPRQAGRSQDSSQLAKAGRQEPGLQSASQGRQAGVRTPASQARQAGRRPGSSQPAKAGRQVRGLQTACQSRQARTMTPVSQPMQASRSQDSSQLAKAGRQEQGLQSASQGRQAGARTPAN